The Novosphingobium kaempferiae genome includes a window with the following:
- a CDS encoding tyrosine-type recombinase/integrase — protein MLTTIQINALKAREKPYKVADAKGLYILVNPNGSLLWRVKFRFHGIEKKMALGRYPDVGLKEARQKRDEAREQLEGGVDPLAARIQAKIKAEAAARTTFRVVTDEFIEKMEREGKAPATLKKMRWFRDELQPTIGHRPIAEISAHELLNALKRFERKEHFESAIRARSFSGRVFRYAVATLRAQHNPADILRGALITPKVKHHAALLEPAKVGELLRAIDGYGGKIETRIALQLAPHVYLRPGELRKAEWGEIDFDAAVWRVPAERTKMRKPHAVPLSTQVVTLLRELRAMGNLGSYLFPANSTFLKPICENTLNVALRRLGFTRDEMTSHGFRSIASTLLNESGLWHPDAIERSLAHRERDSVRAAYHRGAHWEERVRMAQWWSDYLCKLRDGAEIIRPKFGT, from the coding sequence ATGCTGACCACGATCCAGATCAACGCCCTGAAAGCGCGCGAAAAACCGTACAAGGTTGCCGACGCAAAGGGGCTCTATATCCTCGTCAACCCGAACGGGTCCTTGCTCTGGCGGGTCAAGTTCCGGTTCCATGGCATCGAGAAGAAGATGGCGCTCGGGCGCTATCCTGATGTCGGCCTGAAGGAGGCGCGTCAGAAACGCGACGAGGCGCGCGAACAGCTTGAAGGTGGCGTTGACCCTCTGGCGGCTCGGATCCAGGCCAAGATCAAGGCCGAAGCTGCGGCACGCACCACATTCCGTGTCGTTACAGACGAATTCATCGAGAAGATGGAAAGGGAAGGCAAGGCCCCCGCCACGCTTAAGAAAATGCGCTGGTTTCGAGACGAACTGCAGCCCACCATTGGTCATCGCCCCATTGCCGAAATATCAGCGCACGAACTCCTCAACGCCCTCAAGCGCTTTGAACGCAAGGAGCACTTTGAATCCGCGATCCGGGCCAGATCGTTCTCCGGCCGCGTGTTTCGCTACGCAGTGGCTACCCTTCGCGCCCAGCACAATCCGGCCGACATTCTACGCGGCGCCCTGATTACACCGAAGGTGAAGCATCACGCGGCATTGCTCGAACCGGCAAAGGTCGGGGAACTCCTACGAGCGATCGACGGGTATGGAGGCAAGATCGAAACGCGTATCGCCTTGCAACTTGCTCCCCACGTCTATCTTCGTCCCGGCGAATTGCGCAAGGCGGAGTGGGGCGAGATAGATTTTGATGCAGCCGTTTGGCGGGTGCCCGCCGAACGTACCAAGATGCGCAAGCCGCACGCCGTTCCGCTCTCGACCCAGGTGGTCACACTGCTTCGAGAACTGCGGGCGATGGGCAACCTTGGCAGCTACCTGTTTCCTGCCAATTCCACCTTTCTCAAGCCAATCTGCGAAAACACATTGAATGTCGCACTGCGCCGCCTCGGCTTCACACGGGATGAGATGACATCCCACGGCTTTCGTTCCATCGCGAGTACATTGCTCAATGAAAGTGGGCTTTGGCACCCCGACGCGATCGAGCGCTCGCTTGCACACCGGGAGCGGGACAGCGTTCGTGCGGCCTATCATCGAGGGGCGCATTGGGAGGAACGGGTCCGCATGGCGCAATGGTGGTCCGATTATCTTTGCAAGCTGCGCGATGGCGCCGAGATCATCCGCCCCAAGTTCGGAACCTGA
- a CDS encoding autotransporter outer membrane beta-barrel domain-containing protein encodes MGDIENSSGSSRSIRVESKGDVVIDAGSVTSRGTFDAKAIDVMTEGAVVVRAENVLTSGYNANAIDVRGATADIHVTGDVVTGLDQSLGIHVRSNSGQANVKVDGTIFTNGIGSKGLYAVGSENVFLSVNEVITKRDGSYGVVGVSTGGDVEIVSNTVATDGANSVGLYGAVHDAYGTGFTGDVTIEAGNIATRGANSVGAAGINTTVGGNVTITVKDVTTRRENAFGVLAYSAYGSGTVVAGNISTRGPAAKGIMVDVNQKADVTANSVSTLGDVSTGITAWSFMGSKVSVAKVETSGPGSHGVDGLAGFQQDLVALRGDVDLTVGEAITHGDLSIGILAKSAYGDVNVAAGSITTSGDDSIGLFVQSFGNIKARDKVISELNVDSVSTKGKFSDAVYFGGELSELNLVAGDLSTKGDNASGVRTFTTATNQDIVVDNVTTDGVLSRGIFAHSVAGDINVKVNGTITTSGQDAVGIRTNSSVSHVTIEAGHIVTTGDKAQGIYSFLVGIGSARVADIKVETITTAGAASHGIYVYNLNGGVIAYSQEAAMADAGTSVSQVRHLDGHDTPTIGKSTIPTRTVKAGSFVPGRSLPDMFDVAATDGAGLNDITIEAGKIEVGGKGANGIFVRGSGRVTTKIGSVKAADAEAIKISALAENTLAIAGSVTSGNNDAVFLSGSDVSITMAGGSKVGGQNGIVALANGPQPDGEIGIPVEPGIGLPEEPGIGIPGGPEEPGIGIGIGGVPSRGAVAPLDGPAGGTVRIENAGTISGVMKAIDIGAGTAIINNRGVIDGAVVTGGGDDSFVNSGTWMFAASGSYANDFGAGNDTLVNSGIVRLATPTGGKAGKGWIYGLDRFENSGTLSLQNGVAGDILTLDGNYVASGKARLGIDIGGNGKVADTLVVEGAATGSTSISLTSTDGYGATLLNGPLKIVTVGAGSSANAFTLESTDIGFVRYGLTYDAASRSYSVLSTAGAPVYRFARLNEGAQSIWLKSAEAFTTHMRTSRDLGDPGKRIWGQMSGGVSNRDETRAVAGGNGFAAASYDLDYRQDFYGGELGFDAVQGEGVTAGIMGGYTSSTQRFKANGDKGRTDALNVGVYGGVTKGVVFANLLVKYDHFSTHVSSQEMDWNDKIGGHSIGVQGEVGARLGSAKFFVEPAASLAWQSTSLGDIEALDQKIAFDKADGLRGRIGARLGGVTKLGGTELTFYGAGDFVHEFKGKDGATLLSGGQSVWVPGARMDDYGQATLGLDIKGSGPVSGFIQGSGTFGSSYSGVDGRAGIRFAF; translated from the coding sequence GTGGGAGACATCGAAAACTCTAGCGGATCCAGCAGGTCGATTCGCGTCGAGAGCAAGGGCGATGTGGTCATCGACGCAGGATCCGTGACGAGCCGAGGCACCTTCGATGCAAAGGCCATCGATGTCATGACTGAAGGTGCAGTCGTAGTCAGGGCCGAGAACGTGCTGACGAGCGGTTACAATGCCAATGCCATCGATGTGCGCGGAGCAACCGCGGACATACATGTCACCGGTGACGTCGTGACTGGGTTGGACCAGTCGCTCGGCATTCATGTGCGTTCAAACTCCGGCCAGGCCAACGTCAAGGTCGATGGGACCATCTTCACAAACGGCATCGGCAGCAAAGGCCTTTACGCTGTCGGTTCCGAAAATGTGTTTCTGTCGGTCAACGAGGTCATAACGAAACGCGATGGCTCTTACGGGGTCGTCGGAGTGAGCACCGGTGGCGACGTTGAAATCGTTTCCAACACCGTCGCGACAGATGGAGCCAATTCGGTCGGCTTATACGGTGCAGTGCACGATGCTTATGGCACGGGATTCACAGGCGACGTGACAATCGAGGCGGGGAATATCGCCACCCGCGGTGCGAACTCCGTGGGCGCAGCTGGTATAAATACGACCGTGGGCGGCAACGTAACAATCACCGTGAAGGACGTAACGACGCGGCGGGAAAACGCTTTTGGCGTACTGGCCTATTCTGCCTATGGGTCGGGGACTGTCGTGGCCGGGAACATATCGACCCGTGGGCCGGCGGCGAAGGGCATCATGGTCGATGTCAACCAGAAAGCAGACGTGACCGCGAACTCAGTTTCGACGCTCGGTGACGTATCGACCGGCATAACGGCGTGGAGTTTCATGGGATCGAAGGTGTCGGTCGCCAAAGTGGAGACATCGGGCCCCGGTTCCCATGGCGTAGACGGCCTTGCAGGCTTTCAGCAAGACCTGGTTGCGCTGCGCGGCGACGTTGATTTGACCGTAGGAGAGGCAATTACTCACGGTGACTTGTCGATAGGCATTCTCGCCAAATCTGCCTATGGCGATGTGAATGTAGCGGCTGGGTCTATAACGACCAGTGGCGACGACTCGATTGGTCTTTTCGTCCAATCATTTGGTAACATTAAGGCGCGTGACAAGGTTATTAGCGAACTAAATGTCGATTCGGTTTCGACGAAGGGCAAATTCTCCGACGCAGTATACTTTGGTGGAGAGCTCAGTGAACTCAATCTTGTTGCGGGAGATCTTTCAACCAAGGGAGATAACGCGTCCGGCGTAAGGACGTTTACGACTGCAACTAATCAAGATATTGTTGTCGACAATGTCACTACCGACGGTGTTTTAAGCCGGGGCATTTTTGCGCATTCGGTAGCTGGCGACATCAATGTAAAGGTCAATGGCACGATAACGACGTCTGGTCAGGACGCGGTCGGTATTCGTACGAACAGTTCGGTAAGCCATGTGACGATCGAGGCCGGGCATATCGTCACGACCGGAGACAAGGCACAAGGCATATATTCGTTTCTCGTGGGCATCGGCAGTGCCAGAGTCGCGGACATCAAGGTTGAAACGATCACGACCGCCGGTGCTGCCTCCCATGGTATCTACGTCTATAACCTGAACGGCGGTGTCATCGCATACAGTCAGGAGGCGGCCATGGCGGACGCCGGTACTTCCGTTTCGCAAGTACGGCACCTCGATGGCCATGACACTCCAACCATCGGCAAATCGACGATCCCGACAAGGACGGTCAAAGCGGGTTCATTCGTTCCTGGACGCTCGCTGCCAGATATGTTCGACGTGGCAGCGACTGATGGCGCTGGCTTGAACGACATCACCATCGAGGCTGGCAAGATCGAAGTCGGCGGCAAGGGCGCCAACGGCATCTTCGTGCGTGGCAGCGGACGGGTGACCACCAAGATCGGCAGCGTGAAGGCAGCGGACGCCGAGGCGATCAAAATTTCCGCGCTTGCCGAGAACACGCTGGCCATCGCCGGTTCGGTAACTTCCGGCAACAACGATGCGGTGTTCCTGTCGGGCAGCGATGTCAGCATCACCATGGCTGGAGGCAGCAAGGTCGGTGGGCAAAACGGCATCGTCGCACTTGCCAACGGTCCTCAGCCCGATGGCGAAATAGGTATTCCCGTGGAGCCGGGGATCGGCCTTCCGGAAGAGCCGGGTATCGGAATTCCAGGAGGTCCGGAGGAGCCGGGTATTGGCATCGGTATCGGGGGCGTTCCGTCCCGAGGCGCAGTCGCCCCGCTGGACGGACCGGCCGGCGGTACGGTGCGGATCGAAAACGCGGGCACCATTTCCGGCGTTATGAAGGCCATCGACATTGGCGCAGGTACTGCCATCATCAACAACCGGGGCGTCATCGACGGCGCCGTGGTCACCGGCGGCGGCGACGATAGTTTCGTCAATTCGGGCACCTGGATGTTTGCAGCCAGCGGTTCCTACGCCAACGACTTTGGCGCTGGTAACGACACGCTCGTGAACAGCGGCATCGTGCGCCTTGCGACGCCAACGGGCGGCAAGGCCGGGAAGGGCTGGATTTACGGCCTCGACCGTTTCGAGAACTCGGGAACGCTCAGTCTGCAGAACGGCGTGGCCGGCGATATCCTGACGCTCGACGGCAACTATGTTGCTTCCGGCAAGGCGCGGCTGGGTATCGATATCGGCGGCAACGGCAAGGTCGCCGACACGCTGGTGGTCGAAGGTGCGGCGACGGGATCGACCTCGATCTCGCTCACAAGCACAGATGGCTACGGCGCGACGCTGCTGAACGGGCCGCTCAAGATCGTGACCGTGGGCGCAGGTTCGTCGGCGAACGCCTTCACGCTCGAATCCACCGATATCGGCTTCGTGCGCTATGGCCTTACCTATGACGCTGCCAGCCGCAGCTACAGCGTGCTGAGCACCGCAGGCGCGCCGGTCTACCGCTTCGCACGCCTGAACGAAGGTGCGCAGTCGATCTGGCTCAAATCCGCAGAGGCATTTACTACCCACATGCGCACCAGCCGCGATCTCGGCGATCCGGGCAAGCGTATCTGGGGTCAGATGTCGGGCGGCGTGTCCAACCGTGACGAGACCCGCGCGGTGGCAGGCGGCAACGGCTTCGCGGCGGCCAGCTATGACCTCGACTATCGCCAGGACTTCTACGGCGGCGAACTCGGCTTCGACGCGGTACAGGGCGAAGGCGTGACGGCGGGCATCATGGGCGGCTACACAAGCTCGACCCAGCGCTTCAAGGCGAACGGCGACAAGGGCCGCACCGATGCGCTCAACGTGGGCGTCTATGGCGGCGTGACGAAGGGCGTGGTCTTCGCCAACCTGCTGGTGAAGTACGATCACTTCTCGACCCACGTCTCCAGCCAGGAAATGGACTGGAACGACAAGATCGGCGGCCACAGCATCGGCGTGCAGGGTGAAGTGGGTGCGCGATTGGGATCGGCGAAGTTCTTCGTCGAACCGGCAGCAAGCCTTGCCTGGCAGTCCACCTCGCTCGGCGACATCGAAGCGCTCGACCAGAAGATCGCCTTCGACAAGGCCGATGGTCTGCGCGGCCGCATCGGCGCCCGTCTCGGCGGCGTCACCAAGCTCGGCGGCACCGAGCTGACCTTCTACGGCGCGGGCGATTTCGTTCACGAGTTCAAGGGCAAGGACGGCGCCACGCTGCTGAGCGGAGGTCAGAGCGTCTGGGTGCCTGGCGCTCGCATGGACGATTACGGTCAGGCCACGCTGGGCCTCGACATCAAGGGCTCGGGCCCGGTCTCGGGCTTCATCCAGGGCTCCGGCACGTTCGGAAGCAGCTACTCGGGCGTCGATGGACGCGCGGGCATCCGCTTCGCATTCTGA
- a CDS encoding beta strand repeat-containing protein — MSSHVRHASHGRVRRTLRLGAGAAALASSLLLAPGGALAKDRCSGLAGAGCTLTAPVLAPATPAAAEPLPQDLTLRVSPVQAAVVAPRSGGIMVASAGSAALAPVKAANVIDPTVAAVPGWPDSDVVVDEGTVVKTGDNTPGIGTVTNGTTTIKAGSISTDGSVSAGVHAEGSGQITIDVGTVETVGWRSDGIFATTNVGGSTGGIAITAGSVNTTGDLSNGITATAYRGDVTIDVGQVKTTGYGAGGIYANGGQGNTTVKAGTVETSGESARGIVAYSNGATKVVVDSVSTVGGGAFQDANAGAIIAMGTSVEVQAGSVSTQGDYSDGIYATSNFAYDNGQASHDISVTAGSVSTAGNHAAGVVAINVYGDNHIDVGTVKTTGDFAPGIYAVSVYGGSTNIKAGEVSTAGYASHGVYGKAIFGGDVSIDVGKVTTAGDFSPAVYGLAYYGDITIKAGEVSTSGMQSGGIIGNAAFGGHVGIQAGQVTTTGDYSAGVQAISGQYPAPSAGRGIDIDIQDGVTTSGRGSHGIVAYSYHGDINIASKGDVVASGFGAMGINAISYMGDIAINAGKVETAGTLGIGIAVLAIGGDVSIHADKIVTSGDYATGVSIFAPRSDATVTVGDISTDGLQSFGVSMGGENASLHAANILTGGDDSIGANVQAYLGDGSLTVDGSVVTKGTGSTALNIRAAYDATVNAGSIHTYGDKSRGIVATSVYGDVIVNVGDITTQGALASGIVATTLGETGGVTINGTGTIHVSGYAANGIDVISDAGPIKINNPGTIQVDGDYGAGIYARVLNGGGAIDIDAGDLVLNGYRSSGVVALGLGDVNVDVGNISGKGGAVLGLVAISNGGGAVNVKAGDINIVGTAI; from the coding sequence GTGTCTTCACACGTTCGTCATGCTTCTCACGGTCGCGTCCGTCGCACGCTGCGCCTCGGCGCTGGCGCGGCAGCGCTTGCTTCGTCGCTGCTGCTCGCTCCCGGTGGCGCCCTCGCCAAGGATCGATGTTCCGGGTTGGCCGGAGCAGGCTGCACTCTGACCGCGCCCGTTCTGGCGCCCGCGACCCCCGCTGCCGCCGAACCGCTGCCGCAGGATCTGACCCTGCGCGTGTCGCCGGTGCAGGCGGCAGTCGTCGCACCCCGCAGCGGAGGCATCATGGTGGCGTCGGCAGGCAGTGCCGCGCTCGCGCCGGTGAAGGCGGCCAATGTGATCGACCCGACCGTGGCGGCCGTCCCCGGCTGGCCGGACAGCGACGTGGTGGTCGATGAAGGCACCGTCGTGAAGACGGGCGACAACACGCCCGGCATCGGCACCGTCACCAACGGCACGACCACGATCAAGGCCGGTTCGATCAGCACCGACGGCTCCGTTTCGGCAGGCGTCCATGCCGAAGGTTCGGGCCAGATCACCATCGATGTCGGCACCGTGGAGACCGTCGGCTGGCGCTCTGACGGCATCTTCGCGACCACCAACGTCGGCGGCTCCACCGGCGGTATCGCCATCACCGCCGGCAGCGTGAACACGACGGGCGACTTGTCCAACGGCATCACCGCCACCGCCTATCGCGGCGATGTCACCATCGACGTCGGCCAGGTCAAGACGACCGGCTATGGCGCGGGCGGCATCTATGCCAACGGCGGGCAGGGCAACACCACGGTCAAGGCCGGGACGGTAGAGACGTCCGGCGAAAGCGCGCGCGGTATCGTCGCCTATTCGAACGGCGCCACCAAGGTCGTCGTCGACAGCGTCAGCACCGTCGGCGGCGGCGCTTTCCAGGATGCCAACGCGGGTGCGATCATCGCCATGGGCACCTCGGTCGAGGTGCAGGCGGGCAGCGTCAGCACGCAGGGCGACTATTCGGACGGCATCTACGCTACCTCGAACTTCGCCTACGACAACGGGCAGGCCTCGCACGATATCTCGGTGACCGCCGGATCCGTATCGACGGCGGGCAACCATGCGGCTGGCGTCGTCGCGATCAACGTCTACGGCGACAACCACATCGACGTCGGCACCGTGAAGACCACCGGCGACTTCGCGCCGGGCATCTATGCCGTCTCGGTCTATGGCGGCAGCACCAATATCAAGGCGGGCGAAGTCTCGACGGCCGGCTACGCGTCGCATGGCGTCTACGGCAAGGCCATCTTCGGCGGCGATGTCTCCATCGACGTGGGCAAGGTGACGACTGCGGGAGACTTCTCGCCGGCGGTCTACGGCCTCGCCTACTATGGCGACATCACGATCAAGGCGGGCGAAGTCAGCACGTCGGGCATGCAGTCCGGCGGCATCATCGGCAATGCGGCGTTCGGCGGCCATGTCGGCATCCAGGCCGGGCAGGTGACCACCACCGGCGATTACTCCGCCGGTGTGCAGGCGATCAGCGGCCAATATCCGGCGCCAAGCGCCGGGCGGGGCATCGACATCGATATTCAGGACGGCGTGACCACAAGTGGCCGCGGCAGCCACGGAATCGTCGCCTACTCGTACCATGGCGACATCAATATCGCCTCGAAGGGAGACGTCGTCGCTTCCGGCTTCGGCGCGATGGGCATCAACGCCATATCCTACATGGGCGACATCGCCATCAACGCGGGCAAGGTCGAAACCGCAGGCACGCTCGGCATCGGTATCGCCGTCCTCGCGATCGGCGGCGACGTATCGATCCATGCCGACAAGATCGTTACCTCGGGTGACTACGCAACCGGCGTCTCCATATTCGCGCCGCGGTCTGACGCGACCGTCACGGTGGGCGACATCTCCACGGACGGCCTGCAATCCTTTGGCGTGAGCATGGGGGGCGAGAACGCCAGCCTGCACGCAGCGAACATCCTCACCGGCGGTGACGACTCGATAGGTGCGAACGTGCAGGCGTACCTCGGAGATGGGAGCCTGACGGTCGACGGCAGCGTGGTGACCAAGGGCACCGGCTCGACCGCGCTGAACATCCGCGCCGCATACGATGCGACGGTCAACGCAGGCAGCATCCATACTTACGGCGACAAATCCCGAGGCATCGTCGCCACGAGCGTATACGGCGACGTGATCGTCAACGTCGGCGACATCACCACGCAGGGCGCGCTGGCGAGCGGCATCGTCGCGACCACGCTGGGCGAAACCGGCGGCGTGACCATCAACGGCACCGGCACGATCCACGTCTCGGGCTATGCCGCCAACGGTATCGACGTCATCAGCGATGCTGGGCCGATCAAGATCAACAACCCCGGCACCATCCAGGTCGATGGCGATTACGGGGCCGGCATCTATGCGAGAGTGCTGAACGGCGGTGGCGCGATCGACATCGACGCCGGGGATCTCGTCCTCAACGGTTACCGCAGTTCAGGCGTGGTCGCACTCGGTCTTGGCGACGTGAACGTCGATGTCGGCAATATTTCCGGCAAGGGCGGCGCTGTCCTTGGCCTTGTCGCGATCTCCAACGGCGGCGGCGCGGTCAATGTGAAGGCTGGAGACATAAACATCGTCGGAACCGCGATCTAG
- a CDS encoding ATP-binding protein, whose protein sequence is MGKHDDSDRQDERWVRFGRFRYSGSRGLLFDEQGMVSLGGPETVLLATLLETPGRLVTKEELGRRMWPDRVVADCNLRWQVSSLRRRLGCASGARHIVAVSGRGYRFVSAMAFDAEPVGDAAELPQLLGRERELAQIVSLLEQGGAASLCGPAGIGKSVIAAAAARALRPRYADGVTHVALAGCGAPADHVAAALGLERREMLEDRLRDRRQLLVLDDCDAALPEVSALVARLQATCPGVGVLVTSRAALAIRSVTVGFLDETAALELFETHSGDGIRSGDLGVAALCARLDGYPLALALAASQAQRIGIAGLAGLLDDGFMLEMEAEPGGDPRHRTLAIALDGQYRALAAGEQRLLRRLSLLRGAFGLATVRALLPQGEAGVGAVLARLVAAGLVMPHEGEETFRLPAPIRAFALQRLAEEERETGPDGPGARHAELVCIALAGRTRLPMDLLANAEAALDWAFASDDRAELALRLVLGASRLWLGQGHQARALHWLRRARDIAQDAPSHVRVPLHGELARALVAEEGRGPELRGAARVLIDAAGGRGITPRLYGLWAQWMDEVNTGRVHPALATAGRYAQIAARTGDGDLAAVGDRLRGIALHLTGDQRAAAEHLDRTLAIFAWPERDLLNLPYHFDQRVVVLSFRARVALLSGDSQQALRMAEAAVAEGDGMGHLPSALFALVTGQLPVALLLERLQLAERVVARLEAHGAEGGVWRRIARAASGWLAAVRGASGPGALEATLADIAQAPLGAVAPLAVCALAEAAGRLGRLDEALAMTRTGFVGAAAPNWYLPELLRVRADLLARAGETGQARAEIAAATAQAQAQGAGFWSERIALTRGMHRLDAQARLTSC, encoded by the coding sequence ATGGGCAAACACGACGACAGCGATAGGCAGGACGAGCGCTGGGTGCGCTTCGGCAGGTTCCGGTATTCCGGCAGCCGTGGGCTGCTGTTCGATGAACAGGGCATGGTCTCGCTCGGCGGACCGGAGACCGTGCTCCTCGCCACTTTGCTGGAAACGCCGGGACGCCTCGTCACCAAGGAAGAGCTTGGCCGCCGCATGTGGCCCGACCGCGTCGTCGCCGACTGCAACCTGCGCTGGCAGGTGTCCTCGCTGCGCCGGCGGCTGGGCTGTGCGTCGGGGGCTCGGCACATCGTCGCGGTATCCGGGCGTGGCTATCGCTTCGTCAGCGCGATGGCCTTCGACGCCGAACCGGTGGGGGATGCGGCCGAGCTGCCGCAACTGCTGGGGCGCGAGCGGGAACTGGCACAGATCGTGTCCCTGCTGGAGCAGGGCGGCGCGGCCAGCCTGTGCGGCCCTGCGGGTATCGGCAAGTCGGTGATCGCGGCGGCTGCGGCGCGGGCGCTGCGGCCGCGGTATGCGGACGGCGTGACTCATGTCGCGCTGGCGGGCTGTGGCGCCCCGGCGGACCACGTTGCGGCGGCGCTCGGGCTGGAGCGGCGGGAAATGCTGGAGGATCGGCTGCGCGATCGTCGCCAGCTGCTGGTCCTCGACGATTGCGATGCGGCGCTTCCCGAAGTTTCGGCGCTGGTGGCGCGGCTGCAGGCGACATGCCCCGGCGTGGGCGTTCTCGTGACGTCCCGGGCGGCGCTCGCGATCCGCTCCGTGACCGTCGGCTTCCTTGACGAGACGGCAGCGCTGGAGTTGTTCGAAACGCACTCCGGGGACGGCATTCGCAGCGGTGACCTGGGTGTCGCCGCGCTCTGCGCAAGGCTGGACGGCTATCCGCTGGCCCTTGCCCTCGCCGCGTCACAGGCGCAGCGGATCGGTATCGCGGGGCTGGCGGGACTGCTCGACGACGGTTTCATGCTGGAGATGGAGGCCGAGCCCGGCGGCGATCCGCGTCACCGCACGCTGGCCATCGCGCTGGACGGCCAGTACCGCGCGCTTGCGGCGGGCGAACAGCGCCTGCTGCGGCGGCTTTCGCTGCTGCGCGGCGCGTTCGGCCTCGCGACCGTGCGCGCGCTGCTGCCCCAGGGTGAGGCGGGCGTCGGTGCGGTCCTGGCGCGGCTGGTCGCCGCCGGTCTGGTGATGCCGCATGAGGGTGAGGAAACCTTCCGTCTCCCCGCCCCGATCCGCGCCTTTGCCTTGCAGCGGCTGGCCGAGGAGGAGCGCGAGACCGGGCCGGACGGGCCCGGCGCGCGCCACGCCGAACTCGTCTGCATCGCGCTCGCGGGGCGGACGCGGCTGCCGATGGACCTTCTCGCCAACGCGGAGGCGGCGCTGGACTGGGCCTTCGCAAGCGACGACCGGGCGGAACTGGCATTGCGGCTGGTGCTCGGCGCGTCGCGGCTCTGGCTTGGGCAGGGGCATCAGGCGCGGGCGCTGCACTGGCTGCGCCGGGCGCGGGACATCGCGCAGGACGCGCCCTCCCATGTGCGCGTGCCGCTTCACGGCGAACTGGCGCGGGCGCTGGTGGCGGAGGAAGGGCGCGGACCCGAACTGCGCGGGGCGGCGCGCGTGCTGATCGACGCTGCCGGTGGGCGGGGCATCACCCCGCGTCTCTACGGGCTCTGGGCGCAGTGGATGGACGAGGTCAACACGGGCCGGGTCCATCCCGCGCTCGCGACGGCCGGGCGCTACGCCCAGATCGCGGCGCGAACCGGCGACGGCGACCTTGCCGCCGTGGGCGACCGGCTGCGCGGCATCGCCCTGCACCTGACCGGCGACCAGCGCGCAGCGGCCGAACATCTCGACCGCACGCTGGCGATCTTCGCCTGGCCCGAGCGCGACCTGCTCAACCTGCCGTATCACTTCGACCAGCGCGTGGTGGTGCTGAGTTTCCGCGCGCGCGTCGCGCTGCTCTCGGGCGATTCGCAGCAGGCCCTGCGCATGGCCGAGGCCGCTGTGGCCGAAGGCGACGGCATGGGCCATCTGCCCAGTGCGCTCTTCGCGCTGGTGACCGGCCAGTTGCCGGTCGCGCTCCTGCTCGAACGGCTTCAACTGGCGGAGCGGGTGGTCGCCCGGCTGGAGGCGCACGGCGCGGAAGGCGGCGTATGGCGAAGGATCGCACGGGCAGCCTCCGGCTGGCTCGCGGCGGTGCGCGGGGCCTCGGGACCGGGGGCGCTGGAAGCGACGCTGGCCGATATCGCACAGGCACCGCTTGGCGCGGTGGCTCCGCTGGCGGTCTGCGCGCTTGCCGAAGCGGCGGGGCGTCTCGGCCGTCTGGATGAGGCGCTGGCGATGACGCGCACCGGCTTCGTCGGGGCGGCGGCGCCCAACTGGTATCTGCCCGAACTGCTGCGCGTGCGGGCCGACCTGCTGGCGAGGGCCGGAGAGACAGGCCAGGCGCGCGCGGAAATCGCCGCGGCGACCGCGCAGGCACAGGCGCAGGGCGCGGGATTCTGGAGTGAACGGATCGCACTGACGCGCGGCATGCACCGGCTGGATGCGCAGGCCAGGCTGACATCCTGCTGA